The genomic DNA GCCCTGCTGACGCGCCAGATGGTTGTCAGGGATCCACAGCACGCCGCCCGAAAACGCGGTGGTGCCGCCAAAAACCGCGTCTTTTTCGATAACCTGAACGCTCAGCCCGTTCAGGCCAGCGGTCACCGCCGCGGACAGCCCGCCGACGCCGCTGCCAATCACCAGCACATCGCACTCACGAGCAGGAAGTTCTACAGCCATAGGGTACCTCGCAGATGAAGGATTCCGATCGTTCCATTGATGTTGCAAAAAAGTTACATGTGCATTTTTCACAGCCCTACCGGGAAAAAGAAGGGCACTTTCACGCCAAAACCTGCACTTTTCGACAATTGCCAGGAAGTGTGTGCTGGCGCAACTTTTACGCCCGTGCTGCCATAGAGAAGCGCCGCTGAGCCGACCCTCGCCACATCACAAGATGAATATTCAGCGCTTGCGCCCGGGTCCGTTTTACCGCCGAATAACAGGTCATCTCATCGTTGGAGTCGCCCATGACAACCGGACAAAACCCGCACCATGCCCGCTAACGCCAGCGCCCGTCGCCACCTGCCCAACTACGCGCTGTACGGCGCGCAGCCCGGCCATGCCCCGGTGGACAGCGTGCACCATGAACGTATTCCATCGCGCGCCAGCCGCTTTGGCTTCGAAATTGAGCCGCACTTTCACGATGCGCTCATCCAAACGCTGTACATCACGCGCGGCGGCGGTGAGACGTCGATAGATGGCCAGCGCTGGCGGCTGGAAGCGCCGTGCCTGGTGGTTATTCCGGCCCGCTCGGTACACGGTTTTCACTTTGATGCCGACATTGACGGCCACGTAGTGACCACCGCGCAGTCGGCTATTGAATCGGTCGCGATGACCGCCGCGCCCGAACTGCTGGATTTTGTGCGTACACCAGCGGTGCTGACGGTCGATCCCTACAGTCGCCGCGGCGAACCCCTGGCGGCGCTTTTCGAAGGCATCGGCCGCGAGGCGGCGCATCCGGAACGCTGGCAGTACACCGCCGGGCTGGCGCTCACCCTTGCGCTGTTTGTACAAATTGCCCGCCTGAGCGAGAAGGCGCGGCTGACGGGTAACCCCGCGCGTGCGGCCCTGGTCGCACGAATTGAACGCTTCCGCCTGCTGCTCGATGCGCGTTGCCGTAGCCGTCAGCCGGTCGCCCGCTACGCCGAGGCCATGGGTATCTCCGCCGGGCAGCTCACCCGAATCTGCCGCGAGGCGTTCGGCATTTCAGCCATTGAAGCCATTGACCGCCGCGCCGTTCACGAAGCCCAGCGGCTGCTGATGTACTCCAGCCTCAGCGTTAAACAGATAGCCCGCGAGCTGGGCTTTCGCGACGAAGCCTACTTTGGCCGCTTCTTCCGCAAGCAAACCGGACTGCGGCCCACCGAATACCGCCTTCGGGAGCAGGGCCGCCTGTCACACTCCGCTTAGTCCGCCTTTGCGCGCATCTGCACAAACAGGTGCGCCGGGCCAGAGTTGGTCAAATTGTTACCGCGCACATACTCGATGGGGCGCGCAGGATCGAGACGAATCTCGCTGACCTTACGCGCCACCAGCTTCGTGGCAATCAGGGTTTCGAGCTTCGCCAGCGGCTGGCCAAGGCACTTGTGGGCACCGTTGCCGAAGCCAAGATGGCCTTGCGTATCGCGATCGATATTGAAGGTTTCGCCATCGGCAAACTTACGGCTATCGCGGTTCGCCGCCGACAGCAGCAGGCGTATCACCGCGCCTTTCGGGATCTCGACCCCCGCCACCGTCGTGGCTTCAGTGGTGATACGGCTTACCCGCTGTACGGTGCCACGGTAGCGCGCCACCTCCTCCACAAACAGTTCGGCGTCATCCATATTGTCGCGAATGCGCGCCACCAGCTGCGGCTGTTCGGCAAACATGCGAAAAACATTGGCCACCAGGATGGTGGTGGTGTCGTGCCCGGCGATGAAAACGAAGGCGCACAGCTCTTTGGCCTCTTTTTCCGACAGCTCCCCGGCTTTCCACATTCGCGCGATATGACCGCCAATGGACGGGCTATTGCTGAGATACAACCGCTCCATCGCCGCCTTTAGGTAGGCGAAGAAGGCCATTGCGCTTTGTTCATCGGTACCGGTTCCGGGGGCATTGCGCGCCAGACGCCCGAAGTAGCTGAAGGTTTCATCAGACCAGAACTTCATCTTTTCTTCGTCTTCGTTCGGCACATCGATCATCGCCGAAATGGTGGCGATACTCAGCGGAATGGCAAAATCCTCCACCACATCGCCGCCGCCACGGGCAAGCATTCCGTCGATTAGCGCCTCGGCACGACGTTCTATTTCAGGGATAAACGGCTCCAGGGCCAGTGGCATAAACGACGGCTGCGCCACTTTACGCAGCCGGGTATGCCCAGGGGCGTCAAACAGCGTGAGGAACGTCAGCGGCGGAGGGCTTACCACCTCAGAGGAAAACAGTTTCGGGTTGCGGATTGCCTGATAAACATCGTCATAGCGCGAGATAAACCAGACGTCAGAAGTCGCGGAGCGGCAGCGCAGCACTGGCGCGTGTTCGCGCATCCAGTTGTAGTGTGCATACGGGTCGCCCTGTGCGCCGTCGTCCACCACTTTAAAAGGCTCGAGCCCCGGCGGCCAGGCCAGCTCGTCTGAGTATGGCGGCAGCGGCGGCGCCGGCTCATGAAATGGACAGCGCGGCGCATCTGACGCTGGCAGAGGTGTAGCCACAGGCGGCAATACGGCGCAGGGCACGTTTTTCAACGCCAGCGACCGATTCATGGTGGTGCGTGAATGCTGGGCGTGCTGGGCCAGCACGTCGCGAGCGGCATTTAAATCACCGAATTCGAAGGCGGAAACTAAATCCCGATGCTGCTGCACAATGTCGCCAACAATCTCGACGCCTGCGGTTAACGCGCGGTCGATATAGTCCTGCACCGCCAGCTCGGCATACAGCGCGATAAGCTGCGCATTACGGGTCGCTTCAATCAAGAACCGGTGGAAGGCCTGGTTAGCCGCAGCGTAGCCCGCCACGTCCAGGAAGCGCCGCCCGGAGACAAATTCGGCCGTCGCATCGGCCAAACGGCGGAAGGTGGTGAGCTGCTCGCCGCTCAGCCGCCCCATGGTCAGCTGTACCGCACCGAGCTCCAGCGCCAGCCGCAGGTCAAAGGCATCGTCGACGTCCGCAGACGCGATCGGCGGCTCATCATCTGCCGCCACTGGCGCGGCGACTGCACCGGCGAACTTCTCGTAGTAGAAATGACGCGGCGTCAGCCCCTCGCGATCGAGATAGCTGCGTACCGCATCGACCATTGGCGGCGGGCCGCAGAGATACACATCGACATCGCCACCGTGAAGCTGCCGGGCATCAATATGCGCGGTGACGTAGCCCTTATGCGGATGGCTGCTTTGCGGATCGGCCACGGTACAGCGGTAGCTGAAGTTCGGCAGGCGCCGCGTGTACGCATCCAGTACATCAATCGCCACCCGATCTTCATCGCGGGTCACGCCAAAAATCAGGTGTATCGGCATTGACGCAGCGCCATCATCCGCCAGCTTTGCCAGCATCGACAGGAACGGGGCCAGCCCGGTTCCCCCTGCCAGAAAGAGCACCGGGCGCTCAAGCGGACGTAGGTAGAAACTGCCCATCGGCCCACGAAAGCTTATCGCATCCCCCACGCGGGCCCGTTCACGCAGCCATTCGGACATCAGACCCTGCGGGACATTGCGCACGACAAACGACGCTTCAGGGTCTGAGGGACCGGAGCTAAACGAATACGCGCGTGTCTGGTCGCTACCGGGCACCTGCACGTTGACGTATTGCCCGGGCAGGAAGCTCAGCGCATGACGATCGTCGAGCGCAACGGAGAACGTTAACGTGGTTGGCGACAGCATCCTGCTGGCAGTGATGCGCCCGTGATAGGTCGCTACGCCGGCAGCCTGCGAAGCCGCGGCAATCTCCACGACGCAATCGCTCTGCGGGCGCATCTGGCACGTCAGCACTCGCCCCGCGCGGGCTTCTTCGGCCGATAACGCGTCGTCAACGTAGTCGCCGTGCTGGTAGTCGCCGGATACACAGGTCGCTTTGCAGGTGCCACAGACGCCGTCACGGCAGTCGAGCGGAATGCTAATTCTATTGCGCAGCGCGGCGTCAGCGACGGACTCACCGGCGCGGCACGGCAGAGTTTGCGTTGCGCCATCCTCAAAACGCAGGGTAATTTGATGGGTCATCTCTTCTTATCCTCCAGGCAGTTGCGGTCGGAAAATCCGAAGCCTCATCAAATGCTGAATGCGGTTCTGGCGCAACGGACAGAGATGACATTAAACAGGACAAAAACCGCATCCCGTCGGGTTAGCGGTACCGATCACGTTTCTTAATCCGCTGTCAGCAGAGCCATAAACGTTTCCCCCGAAGAATGCCCCTTTGCTCCCCCGGCCGCGGCGACGGCAGATGAGGGTTAATACCCCGCGGCTGACGCCCATCATAATTAATAGCTATACAACACCCCGTTTTTTAGATAAAAATTCTCCCTACGGCGTCAAAAAACGATGGAGTGATAGATATAAAAGATTAAACCAGTCTAATATGTCGACTTTTAAAATAAATTAACAAAACGCATCAATCTGCCGATAATACCTTTTTAAATTAACGTATATCGTGTACAGGCTAAATACACTGAAGCATTTTTTGACAATCATCAAAAATATAAATCAGCTGCCTGCACATGGGTTTTACTCAATACGCAAACAATGTTATATCTTGCTGGAATTTATTGTTTCTGGCTTCATCGCGATCAATCTCTTCTGGCATATAACAAAATAAACAGTGATATTTGATAGGAAATCAGCATGAATAAAATAGCTAAATGGTTCGCCGTTTTCACATTCATTAGGGAAGGTGCGAATAAGCAGGTCATTTCTTCCCAAGCTGACTCGCTGATTAAAATTTCGCGGATCTGGGCCGATTTTTTTCCCGCAAACACATCGAATCAGCCTATTTAGGCTATTTTTTCCACCATTTCTGGCGTTATTTCCGGTTTTTACTGAGATCTCTCCCACTGACGTATCATTTGGTCCACCCGAAACAGGTTGGCCAGGGTGAATAACATCGCCAGTTGGTTATCGTTTTTCAGCAGCCCCTTGTATCTGGCTTTCACGAAGCCGAACTGCCGCTTGATGATGCGAAACGGGTGCTCCACCCTGGCACGGATGCTGGCTTTCATGTATTCGATGTTGATGGCCGTTTTGTTCTTGCGCGGATGCTGCTTCAAGGTTTTTACCTTGCCGGGACGCTCGGCGATCAGCCAGTCCACATCCACCTCGGCCAGCTCCTCGCGCTGTGGCGCTCCTTGGTAGCCGGCATCGGCTGAGACAAATTGCTCCTCTCCATGAAGCAGATTACCCAGCTGATTGAGGTCATGCTCGTTGGCCGCGGTGGTGACCAGGCTGTGGGTCAGGCCACTCTTGGCATCGACACCAATGTGGGCCTTCATGCCAAAGTGCCACTGATTGCCTTTCTTGGTCTGATGCATCTCCGGATCGCGTTGCTGCTCTTTGTTCTTGGTAGAGCTGGGTGCCTCAATGATGGTGGCATCCACCAAAGTGCCTTGGGTCATCATGACGCCTGCTTCGGCCAGCCAGCGATTGATGGTCTTGAACAATTGACGGGCCAGTTGATGCAGCTCGAGCAGGTGGCGGAAATTCATGATGGTGGTGCGATCCGGCAGGGCGCTATCCAGGGATAATCGGGCAAACAGGCGCATGGAGGCGATTTCGTACAGGGCATCTTCCATGGCACCGTCGCTCAGGTTGTACCAATGCTGCATGCAGTGAATACGCAGCATGGTCTCCAGCGGATAGGGCCGTCGGCCATTGCCCGCCTTGGGATAAAACGGCTCGATGACAGCGGTCATATTCTGCCATGGCAGAATCTGCTCCATGCGGGAGAGGAAAATCTCTTTTCGGGTCTGACGGCGCTTAGTGCTGAATTCACTATCGGCGAAGGTGAGTTGATGGCTCATGATGTCCCTCTGGGATGCGCTCCGGATGAATATGATGATCTCATATCAGGAACTTGTTCGCACCTTCCTTAGCATTCTGGCAGGCTGCGCGCGCACGGCGCCAATTGAACAAATTAACACCGTCGTATCGGCAGGCCACAGCGCCGAACAGGTAAAAAACGCCATCTTAAAGGCGGGCATCCAGCGTGATTGGATCATGACGGAAGCGGCACCTGGCGTGATTAAGGCCACTCAGAAAGCCCGCGACCACTCTGCAACGGCAAACATCAAATACTCCGCAACGGGCTATTCCATTGTTTACGATAGCAGCTTCAACCTGAAAGCTTCCGATGGAAAAATTCACAAGAATTACAATCGCTGGGTGAGAAACCTCGACAAAGATATCCAGGTCAATCTGGCCAGCGCTGCTCTGCAATAAATTATCGCCGCCTAATCCCGCCACCTGCGGGATTAGGTTCTTTTACCCTCTGTATACCCGTGATCATTGAAGACGCTTGATTTTTCAGCA from Klebsiella sp. WP3-W18-ESBL-02 includes the following:
- a CDS encoding cytochrome P450: MAADDEPPIASADVDDAFDLRLALELGAVQLTMGRLSGEQLTTFRRLADATAEFVSGRRFLDVAGYAAANQAFHRFLIEATRNAQLIALYAELAVQDYIDRALTAGVEIVGDIVQQHRDLVSAFEFGDLNAARDVLAQHAQHSRTTMNRSLALKNVPCAVLPPVATPLPASDAPRCPFHEPAPPLPPYSDELAWPPGLEPFKVVDDGAQGDPYAHYNWMREHAPVLRCRSATSDVWFISRYDDVYQAIRNPKLFSSEVVSPPPLTFLTLFDAPGHTRLRKVAQPSFMPLALEPFIPEIERRAEALIDGMLARGGGDVVEDFAIPLSIATISAMIDVPNEDEEKMKFWSDETFSYFGRLARNAPGTGTDEQSAMAFFAYLKAAMERLYLSNSPSIGGHIARMWKAGELSEKEAKELCAFVFIAGHDTTTILVANVFRMFAEQPQLVARIRDNMDDAELFVEEVARYRGTVQRVSRITTEATTVAGVEIPKGAVIRLLLSAANRDSRKFADGETFNIDRDTQGHLGFGNGAHKCLGQPLAKLETLIATKLVARKVSEIRLDPARPIEYVRGNNLTNSGPAHLFVQMRAKAD
- a CDS encoding helix-turn-helix domain-containing protein; this translates as MPANASARRHLPNYALYGAQPGHAPVDSVHHERIPSRASRFGFEIEPHFHDALIQTLYITRGGGETSIDGQRWRLEAPCLVVIPARSVHGFHFDADIDGHVVTTAQSAIESVAMTAAPELLDFVRTPAVLTVDPYSRRGEPLAALFEGIGREAAHPERWQYTAGLALTLALFVQIARLSEKARLTGNPARAALVARIERFRLLLDARCRSRQPVARYAEAMGISAGQLTRICREAFGISAIEAIDRRAVHEAQRLLMYSSLSVKQIARELGFRDEAYFGRFFRKQTGLRPTEYRLREQGRLSHSA
- a CDS encoding IS5-like element ISKpn26 family transposase, with protein sequence MSHQLTFADSEFSTKRRQTRKEIFLSRMEQILPWQNMTAVIEPFYPKAGNGRRPYPLETMLRIHCMQHWYNLSDGAMEDALYEIASMRLFARLSLDSALPDRTTIMNFRHLLELHQLARQLFKTINRWLAEAGVMMTQGTLVDATIIEAPSSTKNKEQQRDPEMHQTKKGNQWHFGMKAHIGVDAKSGLTHSLVTTAANEHDLNQLGNLLHGEEQFVSADAGYQGAPQREELAEVDVDWLIAERPGKVKTLKQHPRKNKTAINIEYMKASIRARVEHPFRIIKRQFGFVKARYKGLLKNDNQLAMLFTLANLFRVDQMIRQWERSQ